In Patescibacteria group bacterium, a single genomic region encodes these proteins:
- a CDS encoding phospho-N-acetylmuramoyl-pentapeptide-transferase, giving the protein MVGISIIQNLQNADLTFSVLKILTLGAISFIVAILATPFLTHFLYKYKLWKKTGREKSIDGKEMPVFKKFHSDQEVKTPRLGGILIWTIPPILAVVFFLLTEFNGTFIQKLNFLSRSQTWLPLFAMVAASIVGLVDDLLQVRGKGKYIGGGLSLKYRLGSVFLIGLIGGWWFYSKLGWISLHIPGNGELLIGAWYIPFFVFVMMAVYAGGVIDGIDGLAGSSFSTIFGAYAIIALFRGQIDVAAFCAVVAGALLAFLWFNIPPARFYMGESGTMGLCTALTVVAFLTDSVLVLPIIGLLLVAEAGSVILQQLSKKFLKRKIFLAAPLHYHFEAKGWPHYKITMRFWVIGLIAAIIGVAIRLLG; this is encoded by the coding sequence ATGGTAGGGATAAGCATAATTCAAAACCTTCAGAATGCTGACCTTACATTTAGTGTGCTTAAAATTTTAACATTAGGAGCCATCTCTTTTATCGTCGCAATATTAGCGACGCCTTTTCTTACTCACTTTCTTTATAAGTACAAACTTTGGAAAAAAACAGGCAGGGAGAAATCTATTGATGGGAAAGAAATGCCTGTATTTAAAAAATTTCATTCAGACCAAGAAGTAAAAACTCCTCGGTTGGGAGGAATTTTGATTTGGACCATTCCGCCGATATTGGCAGTTGTATTTTTTCTTTTGACTGAATTTAACGGCACATTTATCCAAAAATTAAATTTTTTAAGCCGTTCCCAGACCTGGTTGCCTTTATTTGCAATGGTAGCAGCATCAATCGTTGGATTAGTAGATGACCTGCTTCAGGTGAGGGGCAAAGGGAAATACATTGGCGGTGGATTAAGTTTAAAATACCGCTTAGGTTCAGTTTTTTTAATAGGGCTAATAGGCGGATGGTGGTTTTACTCAAAGCTCGGATGGATAAGTTTGCACATCCCTGGAAATGGAGAATTATTAATAGGCGCTTGGTATATTCCATTTTTCGTGTTTGTAATGATGGCTGTATATGCTGGGGGAGTGATAGATGGAATAGACGGTCTGGCTGGAAGCAGTTTTTCAACAATCTTTGGGGCTTACGCTATTATTGCTCTTTTCAGAGGGCAGATAGATGTCGCTGCTTTTTGCGCAGTAGTTGCAGGCGCTTTACTCGCATTTCTCTGGTTTAATATCCCTCCTGCCAGATTCTATATGGGAGAGTCAGGGACAATGGGGCTTTGCACTGCCCTTACGGTCGTAGCTTTTCTTACTGATTCGGTTTTGGTTTTGCCGATTATTGGACTTCTTTTAGTGGCAGAAGCTGGTTCAGTTATACTTCAACAATTATCAAAAAAATTTCTCAAACGCAAAATTTTTCTGGCTGCTCCGCTTCATTATCACTTTGAAGCTAAGGGCTGGCCACATTACAAAATCACAATGAGGTTCTGGGTCATCGGCCTAATTGCCGCCATTATCGGAGTCGCCATCCGTTTGCTGGGCTAA
- the murD gene encoding UDP-N-acetylmuramoyl-L-alanine--D-glutamate ligase, whose translation MKLTQLENKKILILGLGREGESSFKFLRKIFPDKIIGLADKLEFRELSKTLKRKIKKDENTKLHLGNNYLKSIGDYDVIIKTPGISRKIFAPYISNNQTIASQTDIFLQNYSKQTIGVTATKGKGTTVSLLYKIFEESNHEAELIGNIGKPVLNYFKDGKSKKTFIFEISSHQLEDIKVSPYIAIFLNIHEGHLDYYKDTEEYFAAKKNITLWQKKNDFFIFNSDSPRLKTLAEKTKARKITFGKDDSNDCYFNQEAIFYQGKKVTKVKDIHLQGEHFIYDIMSAICAARLFNIPFSKIKKSISDYRTQKHCLQKIGKFKEIIFYDDSFATEPIAAISAIKAINPQTIILGGHERGLNFSSLAKIIIKHRIKTIIVFPPAGKRIKQAIMETMGETDEKPKFILVDNMRDAVKACYQHTARKGICALSPGCASFGIFKDYKDRGDQFQKFVKQFAK comes from the coding sequence ATGAAGCTAACACAGCTTGAAAACAAAAAAATTCTGATTTTAGGGCTTGGCCGAGAAGGAGAGTCAAGTTTTAAGTTTCTACGGAAAATTTTTCCTGATAAAATTATTGGCTTAGCAGATAAATTAGAGTTTAGAGAATTATCAAAAACTCTGAAAAGAAAAATCAAGAAAGATGAGAATACAAAGCTGCATTTAGGGAATAATTATTTGAAATCAATAGGGGATTATGATGTTATAATCAAAACCCCGGGCATCTCTAGAAAAATATTCGCCCCATATATTTCTAATAATCAAACTATCGCCTCTCAAACTGATATTTTTCTACAAAATTATTCAAAACAAACTATCGGCGTAACCGCCACAAAAGGCAAGGGCACTACTGTGAGCTTGCTTTATAAAATTTTTGAAGAAAGCAATCATGAGGCAGAGCTTATCGGGAACATCGGGAAGCCGGTTTTAAACTATTTTAAAGACGGAAAATCCAAAAAAACATTTATTTTTGAAATATCTTCTCATCAATTAGAGGATATAAAAGTGAGTCCATATATCGCAATATTTTTAAATATTCATGAGGGGCATTTAGATTATTACAAAGACACCGAAGAATACTTTGCGGCAAAAAAGAATATTACCCTTTGGCAGAAAAAAAACGATTTTTTTATTTTCAATTCTGATTCTCCTCGGTTGAAAACTTTAGCAGAAAAAACCAAAGCCAGAAAAATCACTTTTGGCAAAGATGATTCAAACGACTGCTATTTTAATCAAGAGGCAATATTTTATCAAGGAAAAAAGGTTACAAAAGTGAAGGATATTCATCTGCAAGGAGAACATTTCATATATGATATAATGTCTGCAATATGCGCTGCCCGCTTATTTAATATTCCTTTTTCAAAAATCAAAAAATCAATATCTGATTACAGAACTCAAAAGCATTGTTTACAGAAAATAGGAAAATTTAAAGAAATTATTTTTTATGACGACAGCTTTGCAACCGAGCCAATCGCTGCCATAAGCGCTATAAAAGCCATCAACCCACAGACCATTATATTGGGAGGCCATGAAAGGGGACTGAATTTCTCTTCATTAGCCAAAATAATTATCAAACACCGCATTAAAACAATTATTGTTTTTCCGCCCGCAGGCAAGAGAATCAAGCAAGCCATTATGGAAACAATGGGTGAAACAGATGAAAAACCAAAATTTATTCTTGTAGATAATATGAGAGATGCGGTCAAGGCATGCTATCAACATACTGCCAGAAAAGGAATCTGCGCGCTGTCTCCGGGTTGCGCAAGTTTTGGAATATTCAAGGACTATAAAGACAGGGGAGACCAATTTCAAAAATTCGTTAAGCAATTCGCTAAATGA
- the ftsW gene encoding putative lipid II flippase FtsW produces MKKQKNKPDLILSLTISLLLILGFAILASVSLTVSQKVYGNSFQYLMHQIKYGYFPGLILGFLAYKINLKSLRKISLPALFGVIILMMLVFVPKIGVPIGGANRWVSLGPITIQPSELLKLIFIVYLAAWLTKHKEQNKKRVQLFLPFIIILTVVCVLLIKQPDISTLATIAAITLVMYFSAETPFWQTGLLILSGIGALAILIKTAPYRLNRLLVFLRPDAQPLGIGYQMKQALIAIGSGSIIGQGLGLSVQKSGFLPAPMTDSIFAVFAEETGFIGAIILISLFLIFAWQGFKIAKQSSEIFFKLIAIGITFWITLQAFINIGAMIGILPLTGIPLPLVSYGSSHLVMELIAIGLLLNISKQPKNNF; encoded by the coding sequence ATGAAAAAACAAAAAAACAAGCCCGACCTAATACTTTCGCTCACTATCTCTCTTTTATTGATTTTAGGATTTGCGATTCTTGCCAGCGTTTCCTTAACAGTATCTCAAAAAGTTTATGGAAATTCTTTCCAATACCTGATGCACCAAATAAAATACGGATATTTTCCAGGACTTATACTGGGCTTCCTGGCGTATAAAATCAATTTAAAGTCATTAAGAAAAATATCCCTGCCAGCGCTCTTCGGGGTGATAATATTAATGATGCTTGTATTCGTGCCAAAAATCGGCGTACCAATAGGCGGGGCAAACCGTTGGGTCTCCTTGGGACCAATTACGATTCAGCCGTCCGAATTATTAAAATTAATCTTTATTGTCTATCTTGCTGCCTGGCTCACTAAGCATAAGGAGCAAAATAAAAAAAGGGTCCAATTGTTTTTGCCATTCATAATAATTTTAACTGTTGTCTGCGTTCTATTAATCAAACAGCCGGACATCAGCACATTAGCCACAATCGCAGCGATTACATTGGTAATGTACTTCAGCGCTGAAACCCCTTTTTGGCAAACCGGGTTGCTGATTTTGTCTGGAATCGGGGCCTTGGCTATATTAATCAAGACCGCGCCATACCGACTAAATCGGCTCTTGGTTTTCCTGCGGCCTGACGCCCAACCATTAGGAATCGGGTACCAAATGAAACAAGCGCTTATAGCTATTGGCTCTGGCAGCATAATAGGGCAGGGACTTGGATTGAGCGTTCAAAAATCTGGATTTCTTCCTGCTCCAATGACTGACAGTATATTCGCTGTATTTGCAGAGGAAACAGGATTTATTGGAGCCATCATATTAATATCATTATTTTTGATATTTGCTTGGCAGGGTTTTAAAATAGCAAAACAATCTTCGGAAATATTTTTTAAGCTTATAGCGATAGGTATTACATTTTGGATAACACTCCAAGCATTTATTAATATCGGCGCTATGATAGGAATTTTGCCACTCACAGGAATTCCGTTGCCATTAGTGAGTTATGGAAGCTCTCATTTAGTAATGGAACTAATAGCAATCGGTTTGTTGTTGAATATATCAAAACAACCTAAAAATAATTTTTAA
- a CDS encoding tyrosine-type recombinase/integrase, which translates to MHNSEKPIIKHINDFLDWTDIEKGLAYKSQENYSRFLQKFLEWSKINKLENLKPHQMTPDHIFKYKTFLSRQYLKKDKKPLKRNTQNYYLIALRSLLTYFADKDIISLPPEKIKLTKQSQERTVNFLTLEQVEKLLAIPNLNDINGLRDRTILETLFSTGLRVAELVALNRDQITIKPTTKDLEIGIVGKGGHPRTVFLSQRTIDWLQQYLVKRADKERALFVTYRGPKVQGRITTRTIERIIKKYVVLAGLPITTTPHTLRHSFATDLLMKGVDLRVVQEFLGHRNIVTTQIYTHVTRPHLKEIHRKYHG; encoded by the coding sequence ATGCATAATTCAGAAAAACCAATTATAAAACATATAAATGATTTTTTGGACTGGACTGATATTGAAAAAGGACTTGCATATAAGTCGCAAGAAAACTATTCTAGGTTTTTACAAAAATTCTTAGAATGGTCAAAAATAAACAAATTAGAAAACCTTAAACCCCACCAAATGACTCCTGACCATATTTTCAAATATAAGACATTTTTATCGCGCCAATACCTAAAAAAAGACAAAAAACCGCTTAAGCGAAATACTCAAAACTACTACTTAATCGCTCTGCGTTCACTCTTAACCTATTTCGCTGATAAGGACATCATTTCCCTGCCACCGGAAAAAATAAAATTAACCAAACAATCACAGGAGCGGACTGTTAATTTTCTTACATTAGAACAGGTTGAAAAACTCTTAGCAATCCCTAATTTAAACGACATAAACGGATTAAGAGACCGAACAATTTTAGAAACACTATTTTCCACTGGATTAAGGGTTGCTGAATTAGTTGCTCTTAATCGGGACCAGATAACTATTAAACCGACCACAAAGGACTTGGAAATTGGCATTGTTGGCAAAGGAGGCCATCCAAGAACAGTTTTCCTGTCACAAAGAACAATTGATTGGCTTCAACAATATCTTGTGAAACGAGCAGACAAAGAAAGAGCTTTGTTTGTGACCTATAGGGGGCCAAAAGTCCAAGGGAGGATTACCACTAGAACAATTGAGCGGATAATAAAAAAATATGTTGTGCTGGCAGGATTACCAATAACCACGACTCCGCATACATTAAGACATAGCTTTGCCACTGACTTATTAATGAAAGGCGTTGATTTAAGGGTTGTGCAAGAATTCTTGGGACATAGGAATATTGTCACCACCCAGATTTATACCCATGTCACCAGACCTCATTTAAAAGAAATACATAGAAAATATCACGGATAA
- a CDS encoding DUF3298 and DUF4163 domain-containing protein, producing MSDKNLLILGIAGIIAIMVLSYVLFPGAKRFVDEDSNGLNIANQVGTSDKILTTENQEIIKETPIYTENISYPKIVNMQDINAQEKTNKAIEDFVLERVANFEEQIMSEDVFEDFQDYLQIQYLVTLLNESLVSISFSASENFGGAHPNNYAITFNYDITGAKKVELWDIFKKGVDYKGVISEICQEKLLVQFGEDEALESWIKEGTEPKEGSFENFVLTNASLVISFNPYEVGPYAIGIQTVEIFFTDIEQYLDTQGLLVDLI from the coding sequence ATGAGCGATAAAAATTTATTAATATTAGGAATAGCAGGCATAATTGCGATAATGGTTTTATCTTATGTCTTATTCCCCGGAGCCAAGCGGTTTGTTGACGAAGATAGCAATGGGCTTAATATTGCTAATCAAGTAGGGACGAGCGATAAGATATTGACCACAGAGAATCAGGAGATTATAAAAGAAACGCCTATTTATACTGAAAACATTTCTTATCCCAAAATTGTAAATATGCAGGATATTAATGCGCAGGAGAAAACGAATAAGGCCATAGAGGATTTTGTTCTTGAACGGGTAGCTAATTTTGAAGAGCAGATAATGTCAGAAGATGTTTTTGAAGATTTTCAGGATTATTTACAGATACAGTATCTTGTTACTCTTTTAAACGAATCATTGGTTAGCATAAGTTTTTCAGCATCAGAAAATTTTGGCGGGGCGCACCCCAATAATTATGCAATAACTTTTAATTACGATATTACTGGCGCTAAGAAGGTTGAATTATGGGATATTTTCAAGAAAGGAGTGGATTATAAGGGAGTTATAAGCGAAATTTGCCAAGAGAAACTATTGGTCCAATTCGGCGAGGATGAAGCGCTGGAATCGTGGATAAAAGAGGGGACAGAACCGAAAGAAGGAAGTTTTGAGAATTTTGTATTGACCAATGCTTCATTAGTAATTTCTTTTAATCCATACGAAGTCGGACCATATGCCATAGGAATCCAAACAGTAGAGATATTTTTCACTGACATAGAGCAGTATTTGGATACACAGGGATTGTTGGTAGATTTGATATAA
- a CDS encoding GGDEF domain-containing protein has protein sequence MKIDKVIEEAILGALRDPELFKKMFRAFLQKQKQVVEALFALTDTEPEFVEEEPMLGVLLYALEHGEDLFNDPLTRVRDGRLFRDGVYDKLIAEAERYKHPLSVVIIDVDDFKAINDTFGHLAGDRALERVASILSKEAKRGIDIVIRHGGDEFLLILPHTEATGAGVLMGRIEKVLSTLSPRVSISFGINSWIPGSDSISLGAMVKAADMAMYKHKQGKRT, from the coding sequence TTGAAAATTGATAAGGTTATAGAAGAAGCGATATTGGGCGCATTAAGAGACCCCGAACTTTTTAAAAAGATGTTTCGGGCGTTTTTGCAAAAACAAAAGCAGGTAGTTGAGGCGCTGTTTGCCTTGACGGACACAGAGCCGGAATTCGTAGAAGAAGAACCAATGTTGGGAGTGTTATTGTATGCGTTAGAGCATGGCGAAGACCTGTTCAATGACCCTTTAACAAGGGTCCGAGACGGACGGCTTTTCAGGGATGGGGTCTATGATAAGCTCATTGCTGAAGCCGAACGATACAAGCATCCGTTGAGCGTAGTAATCATTGATGTAGATGATTTTAAGGCCATCAATGACACCTTCGGCCATTTGGCTGGAGATAGAGCGTTGGAACGAGTTGCTTCAATCCTTTCCAAGGAAGCGAAGCGTGGCATAGATATTGTTATTCGCCACGGCGGAGATGAGTTTTTGCTCATTCTTCCTCATACAGAGGCAACAGGCGCTGGAGTCCTGATGGGCCGAATAGAGAAAGTGTTATCAACGCTATCTCCGAGGGTCTCAATCAGCTTCGGAATTAATTCCTGGATTCCGGGAAGTGATTCGATTAGCCTGGGCGCGATGGTGAAGGCAGCAGATATGGCCATGTATAAGCATAAGCAGGGCAAACGCACATAG
- a CDS encoding cold shock domain-containing protein: MEGTIKKLTDKGFGFIAIEGEEKDLFFHGNELVGVSYDELREGDKVSFEKADSPKGENAVKVTRI; encoded by the coding sequence ATGGAAGGAACAATCAAAAAACTTACTGATAAGGGATTCGGATTCATTGCAATCGAAGGCGAAGAGAAAGATTTATTTTTTCACGGTAATGAGCTCGTTGGCGTAAGCTATGATGAGCTTAGAGAAGGTGATAAAGTATCTTTCGAAAAAGCTGATTCTCCAAAAGGAGAAAATGCGGTGAAAGTAACCCGAATTTAA
- a CDS encoding FKBP-type peptidyl-prolyl cis-trans isomerase yields MEAITDGQFDEIKNEPIIPSSLGIEILKQGQGAQAKTGDKISVNYSGKLLNGEEFDSNFGKDSPFVFTLGAGQVIQGWDFGLLGMQIGERRKITIPSDLGYGSRGAGAGLIPPDSTLIFEVELLNINN; encoded by the coding sequence ATGGAAGCAATTACTGATGGTCAATTTGATGAAATTAAAAATGAGCCAATTATTCCTTCTTCGCTCGGGATAGAGATTTTAAAACAAGGACAAGGAGCGCAGGCAAAAACAGGGGATAAGATTAGCGTTAATTATTCTGGAAAGTTGTTAAATGGAGAGGAGTTTGATTCCAATTTTGGCAAGGACAGTCCTTTTGTCTTTACTCTCGGAGCAGGACAAGTTATTCAGGGTTGGGATTTTGGCCTGCTTGGTATGCAGATTGGAGAGAGGCGAAAAATCACAATCCCGTCGGACTTGGGTTATGGCAGCAGGGGCGCTGGCGCAGGACTTATTCCTCCTGATTCAACATTGATTTTTGAGGTTGAACTTTTAAACATTAATAATTAA
- a CDS encoding tryptophan-rich sensory protein: MKIYLIIIPLITVIVALSGSFVTSRGMDWYNQINLPAWTPSGDIIGIAWTLIFILATYSAILFWNRGFRNKRFWIVIALFLLNGALNALWSFLFFGLHFVGASILEMIALETTIICLIFLIKPTSRLASILLYPYAIWVAFATYLAYSILMLNM; the protein is encoded by the coding sequence ATGAAAATATATTTAATAATAATTCCATTAATTACTGTAATAGTTGCTTTGTCTGGAAGTTTTGTGACAAGCAGGGGAATGGATTGGTATAATCAGATTAACTTGCCTGCTTGGACCCCTTCTGGCGATATTATCGGAATCGCTTGGACCCTGATATTTATCCTTGCAACATATTCGGCTATTTTATTTTGGAACAGGGGATTTAGAAATAAAAGATTTTGGATAGTCATTGCTTTATTCTTGCTCAATGGGGCGCTGAATGCTCTTTGGTCGTTTCTTTTCTTTGGGTTGCATTTTGTGGGCGCGTCTATTTTAGAAATGATAGCGCTTGAGACAACCATTATTTGTTTGATATTTCTAATCAAGCCAACTTCAAGATTGGCATCAATTTTATTATATCCCTATGCCATCTGGGTTGCTTTTGCAACATATTTGGCTTATTCTATTTTAATGCTTAATATGTAA
- a CDS encoding glutamate--tRNA ligase, giving the protein MEAIAKKIENPRVRIAPSPTGFLHIGTARTALFNYLFAKKYNGSFVLRIEDTDKERSQKEYEDDVFEGLKWLKIPWDEGVNPDDAKEYIGDFGPYRQSERIDIYESYIKKMLEQGTAYYCFCSKEDLEAQRQYQMSIGQAPKYDGKCSDIPKETAEQYLKERRPSVIRFRTPAQNVVFQDLIKGKIEFNSALLGDMAIAKDIKTPLYNLAAVIDDYEMKISHVIRGEDHISNTPKQILLQDALGLPHPDYAHLPLILGADRSKLSKRHGAVSVNEYREKGYLSEAMINFMAFLGWNPDTDREIYAINHLVEEFSLEHCQKSSAVFNIQKLDWINGFYIRNKSPKKLTELSTTYLIEANLIQPIFETGGHLAGIGGIEIEETYLVTETKEKIDPIALENIIALYQERLKYLSELPELVDFFFKKELDYQMELLFWKDMAKADTKKAIDALEGVVEAIKPNDWGRNNLEEILVEKATEMGPEGDKGYLLWPFRVALSGKKSSAPPFAIAEILGKEKTLLRLKQAKEKLE; this is encoded by the coding sequence ATGGAAGCAATTGCTAAAAAAATTGAAAATCCGAGAGTAAGAATAGCGCCTTCGCCAACAGGATTTTTACATATTGGAACAGCCAGGACTGCGCTATTCAATTATCTTTTTGCCAAAAAATACAATGGCAGTTTTGTTTTGCGCATAGAGGACACGGATAAAGAGCGTTCTCAAAAAGAATATGAAGACGATGTTTTTGAGGGATTAAAATGGCTAAAAATTCCTTGGGATGAAGGAGTCAATCCTGATGACGCTAAAGAATATATCGGGGATTTTGGTCCTTATAGACAAAGCGAACGAATTGATATTTACGAATCATATATTAAGAAAATGTTGGAGCAGGGGACTGCTTATTACTGTTTTTGCAGTAAGGAGGACTTAGAAGCCCAGCGCCAATACCAGATGAGTATTGGGCAAGCGCCAAAGTATGACGGAAAATGCAGCGATATTCCAAAAGAAACTGCTGAACAATATCTAAAAGAGAGAAGGCCATCAGTGATAAGATTCAGAACTCCAGCTCAAAATGTGGTTTTTCAAGACCTAATAAAAGGAAAAATAGAGTTCAACAGCGCTCTATTGGGAGATATGGCTATTGCTAAAGACATCAAAACGCCGTTATATAACTTGGCTGCGGTGATTGATGATTATGAAATGAAAATCAGCCATGTAATCAGGGGCGAAGACCATATTTCAAACACGCCGAAACAAATTCTTTTACAGGATGCTCTTGGATTGCCTCATCCCGACTACGCGCATTTGCCACTTATTCTCGGGGCTGACAGGAGTAAATTGAGCAAGAGACATGGGGCTGTGTCGGTAAATGAATATAGAGAGAAAGGATATTTGTCAGAAGCAATGATAAACTTTATGGCGTTTTTGGGGTGGAATCCTGATACTGATAGAGAAATATACGCAATCAATCATTTGGTAGAAGAATTTTCTTTAGAACACTGTCAAAAATCATCCGCTGTTTTTAACATCCAAAAACTTGATTGGATAAACGGCTTTTATATCCGTAACAAGTCGCCAAAAAAGCTTACGGAATTATCTACCACTTATTTAATAGAGGCAAATTTGATTCAGCCAATTTTTGAGACAGGTGGACATTTGGCAGGCATAGGCGGAATAGAAATTGAGGAAACATATCTGGTAACAGAAACCAAGGAAAAAATAGACCCAATTGCGCTGGAGAATATTATTGCCTTATATCAAGAACGGTTAAAATATTTATCTGAACTGCCAGAATTGGTTGATTTTTTCTTTAAAAAAGAATTGGATTACCAGATGGAATTGCTATTCTGGAAAGACATGGCAAAGGCAGACACTAAGAAGGCAATAGATGCCCTAGAAGGGGTCGTAGAGGCGATAAAGCCCAATGATTGGGGTAGAAACAATCTTGAGGAAATCCTCGTGGAAAAGGCGACAGAAATGGGTCCAGAAGGGGATAAGGGCTATCTTTTATGGCCTTTTAGGGTTGCTCTTTCTGGCAAAAAATCCTCAGCCCCGCCATTTGCCATAGCAGAAATTTTGGGAAAAGAAAAAACATTGCTAAGATTAAAACAAGCAAAGGAAAAATTAGAATAA
- a CDS encoding class I SAM-dependent methyltransferase: MLDNNFRQFIKEQIALPEKKWNSVFVDYIQKKHQELHREVENFSSEQKLEKEFQRYLECLDISKDDLIGKRILDLGCGEGDFIKHCLGQGISKEAYGLDILIEPEEINSGYRQFFLKHDFEKAIPLKDFDYIFSVSAIDAPYSKEIDGNLRETIILALVALKHEGEIRIFSVRKAPPSSGLTGIDFSRKKWIELLDDLKTKNWINYELRPIDIRVAGNKPDVWLEEVLIIRKELVKIDF; the protein is encoded by the coding sequence ATGTTAGATAATAATTTCAGGCAGTTTATAAAAGAGCAAATTGCTTTGCCGGAAAAGAAATGGAACAGCGTTTTTGTTGATTATATTCAAAAAAAACATCAGGAATTACATAGAGAAGTGGAGAATTTTTCTTCGGAGCAGAAGCTGGAAAAAGAATTCCAAAGATATCTTGAATGTCTCGATATCAGCAAAGATGATTTGATAGGTAAGCGCATTCTTGATTTAGGTTGCGGGGAAGGGGATTTTATTAAGCATTGTTTGGGGCAAGGGATAAGTAAAGAGGCCTATGGTTTGGATATTCTTATTGAGCCAGAGGAGATAAATTCCGGCTATCGTCAATTTTTTCTAAAACACGATTTTGAGAAAGCAATTCCGCTTAAAGATTTTGACTATATTTTTTCAGTGTCAGCTATTGATGCTCCTTATTCTAAAGAAATAGACGGGAACTTAAGGGAAACAATAATTTTAGCATTGGTTGCCTTGAAGCACGAAGGGGAAATTAGGATTTTCTCTGTGCGCAAAGCTCCGCCATCTAGCGGTTTGACAGGAATTGATTTTTCCCGAAAAAAATGGATAGAGCTTTTAGATGATTTAAAAACGAAAAATTGGATTAACTATGAGCTAAGGCCGATTGATATTAGAGTGGCTGGCAACAAGCCGGATGTTTGGCTTGAAGAAGTTTTGATAATAAGAAAAGAGCTGGTGAAAATTGATTTTTAA
- the murG gene encoding undecaprenyldiphospho-muramoylpentapeptide beta-N-acetylglucosaminyltransferase yields MKILFTGGGTGGHLFPIIAIIRELKNSPVLKDKKIKIYFIGPNGKITQELLRKENVEMKAILAGKIRRYITPKSIIQNIIDLIFKIPIGFIQSFIFVRIISPDIVFSKGGYGAVPVNIVARALKIPLFLHESDMVPGKTTRLFAKTATIIFTSFQETKIDNVIPSKVLCVGNPIRSDLLSGNKEEGKKLFNLSGDKPVIFICGGSQGAKEMNELALTALPDLLKNFEIIHQCGLKNYEEAKVMADIIIKEQQLAKRYHLFDFLTEDEMKQAYKSAHLIISRAGSGAIFEIAATGKPSIIIPLPESSQDHQAKNANAYASTGATIIMEPKNPTPALLFSKIMLIFSQPEKLLAMSKAALGFAKPDAAKTIAEHLTKYLYPDALEK; encoded by the coding sequence ATGAAAATACTCTTTACTGGCGGAGGAACTGGAGGTCATCTTTTCCCGATAATCGCTATTATTAGAGAATTGAAAAACAGTCCTGTTTTAAAGGATAAAAAAATCAAGATATATTTTATCGGTCCTAATGGAAAAATCACGCAGGAACTTCTTAGAAAAGAAAATGTTGAGATGAAAGCAATCTTGGCAGGGAAAATCAGACGATATATCACTCCAAAAAGCATTATTCAAAATATAATTGACCTAATATTCAAAATTCCTATTGGATTTATCCAGTCCTTTATTTTTGTCAGAATAATATCTCCTGATATTGTTTTCAGCAAAGGTGGTTATGGGGCAGTACCAGTCAATATCGTTGCCAGAGCATTAAAAATCCCTTTGTTTTTGCATGAATCAGATATGGTGCCTGGCAAAACAACAAGATTGTTTGCCAAAACAGCAACAATTATTTTTACATCTTTCCAAGAAACGAAAATTGATAATGTTATTCCGTCCAAGGTGTTATGCGTTGGCAATCCTATAAGAAGCGATTTGCTTTCAGGCAATAAGGAAGAGGGTAAGAAATTATTTAATTTGTCCGGAGATAAGCCAGTGATATTTATATGTGGTGGGTCGCAAGGAGCCAAGGAGATGAACGAATTGGCTCTTACTGCTCTTCCTGATTTGCTTAAAAACTTTGAGATTATCCATCAATGCGGATTAAAAAATTACGAAGAAGCAAAAGTAATGGCAGACATAATAATCAAAGAACAACAATTGGCGAAAAGATACCATCTTTTTGATTTCCTAACAGAAGACGAGATGAAACAAGCGTACAAATCAGCTCATTTGATAATCAGTAGGGCTGGCTCGGGCGCTATTTTTGAAATCGCTGCAACAGGAAAGCCGAGCATCATTATTCCTTTGCCAGAATCATCTCAAGACCATCAGGCGAAAAATGCCAATGCTTATGCTTCTACTGGAGCTACAATTATTATGGAGCCCAAAAATCCTACTCCAGCTCTTTTATTCTCGAAAATAATGCTTATCTTCTCACAGCCGGAAAAACTTCTGGCAATGAGCAAGGCAGCCCTGGGGTTCGCTAAGCCAGATGCGGCAAAAACGATCGCTGAACACTTGACAAAATACTTATATCCAGATGCGCTTGAAAAATAA